One part of the Enterococcus sp. DIV1094 genome encodes these proteins:
- a CDS encoding helix-turn-helix domain-containing protein has translation MIKDQLLDNYELREIRFLDELYIHDGQVDRETLLDILAVSNNVLTKIVDSINFRLRNHFHNDLVQYKKKTSMYTLTEKGYLSLGQIVSIYAATSINFLIVREYLEKTVVQAEYLISELLISRADLYRRIKRINEVLQQFDIQVKDNQLKGKELQLRYFEQIFYQNIFPEQFLIYRSQEHNQFERLFKRLETYYRADLDSMQKARLTLWFTNLLKNRKKDRELGEIPPFIITYLNNNYYYKEFTEIIVKFFKLFNIELKEIDKISTYLFNLTFFTMPFSSEKTKEIVRYAMERDDIVGQSIKKMDSVSGNRLIQCEQETTPTNIIFYLYYVFNCHHRALFFKGYLFHVDSTLLDYYQHYNYKEVVIRQWVASLCMSEDFEKTYLKDNEEFVFHKYMLYIYHEHSLIDSPMRIGVLLFTDPLMELMVIERMQLDLSREHDVRVERYQENHVYDLVVVNVPGLLESDNYEEEFVISSMGTPFDRQKISKKLFKLQAERLKRDISEDKTI, from the coding sequence GTGATAAAAGATCAATTGTTGGATAATTATGAGCTGCGAGAAATTCGTTTCTTAGATGAGTTGTATATTCATGACGGTCAAGTAGATAGAGAAACTTTACTGGATATTTTAGCGGTATCTAACAATGTATTAACTAAAATTGTCGATTCGATTAATTTTCGCTTACGCAACCATTTTCATAATGACTTAGTACAGTACAAAAAGAAAACTAGTATGTATACCCTGACGGAAAAGGGATATTTAAGTCTAGGGCAAATTGTTAGTATCTATGCGGCAACATCAATAAACTTTTTGATTGTCCGAGAGTACTTAGAAAAAACGGTTGTACAGGCTGAATACCTTATTAGCGAATTATTGATTAGTAGAGCCGATTTATATCGCAGGATCAAGCGAATCAATGAAGTGTTACAACAATTTGATATCCAGGTCAAAGATAATCAGTTGAAAGGGAAAGAATTGCAATTACGTTATTTTGAACAGATTTTTTATCAAAATATTTTTCCTGAACAATTTTTAATTTATCGCTCACAAGAGCATAATCAATTTGAGCGCTTATTTAAGCGCTTAGAAACTTATTATCGTGCTGATTTAGATTCGATGCAAAAAGCCAGGCTAACTTTGTGGTTCACGAATTTGTTAAAAAATAGGAAAAAGGATCGAGAACTAGGAGAAATTCCCCCTTTTATTATTACCTATTTAAATAATAATTATTATTATAAAGAATTTACAGAAATCATCGTTAAATTTTTTAAGCTGTTTAATATTGAATTAAAGGAAATTGATAAAATAAGCACTTATTTATTCAATTTAACCTTTTTTACAATGCCTTTTTCTTCCGAAAAGACCAAAGAAATTGTTCGTTACGCTATGGAACGTGACGATATCGTTGGTCAATCAATCAAAAAAATGGATAGCGTTTCCGGCAATCGCTTAATCCAATGTGAACAGGAAACAACACCTACAAATATCATTTTTTACTTGTACTATGTTTTTAATTGTCATCATCGCGCATTATTTTTTAAAGGTTATCTCTTTCATGTAGATTCTACTTTACTTGACTATTATCAACACTACAATTACAAGGAAGTGGTGATTCGTCAATGGGTGGCTTCATTATGTATGAGTGAAGATTTTGAAAAAACCTATCTGAAAGACAATGAAGAGTTTGTATTCCACAAATACATGCTCTATATCTACCATGAACATTCATTGATAGACTCTCCGATGCGCATCGGTGTATTACTGTTTACAGACCCATTAATGGAGTTGATGGTGATTGAACGGATGCAACTGGATCTTTCAAGAGAGCATGATGTGCGCGTGGAACGTTACCAAGAAAATCATGTGTACGATTTAGTGGTAGTCAACGTACCTGGGTTGCTAGAGAGTGACAATTATGAAGAAGAATTTGTCATTTCAAGCATGGGAACACCTTTTGATCGGCAAAAAATCAGCAAAAAGCTTTTCAAGCTACAAGCCGAACGTTTGAAAAGAGATATTAGTGAGGATAAGACCATCTAG
- a CDS encoding WxL domain-containing protein → MKKLMGTSLVVATLASTLATGGLNVFAAQADNHDTAVTAEIIEGGGVDPNDPDTQPPILIDPVDPGDVLQPAGSLGLAYASHFDFGTIKLNGSAIDVNPTNQVADPNNPSATIDAGYGVEIRDVRGKGDGWKVNVSLSEFKDSGSSNTLNGAELVLPAGDVKTTDANVPTQNQPTANAVTLTADNNVNELFTAQKDQGMGVWADTWTKDDIHLKAPANQYTGEFEATVTWDLLDTPA, encoded by the coding sequence ATGAAAAAATTAATGGGTACAAGTTTAGTTGTTGCAACTTTAGCATCTACTTTAGCAACAGGCGGATTGAACGTTTTTGCCGCACAAGCAGATAATCATGATACAGCTGTTACAGCAGAAATTATTGAAGGAGGAGGCGTGGATCCTAATGATCCTGATACTCAACCACCTATTTTGATTGATCCAGTTGATCCTGGTGATGTACTTCAGCCAGCTGGTTCATTAGGATTGGCCTATGCTTCTCATTTTGATTTCGGCACGATCAAATTGAATGGCTCTGCCATTGACGTAAATCCAACAAATCAAGTAGCAGATCCTAACAATCCATCAGCAACGATTGATGCTGGATATGGTGTTGAAATCCGTGATGTACGTGGGAAAGGTGATGGCTGGAAAGTAAACGTATCATTATCAGAATTTAAAGACTCAGGTAGTTCAAATACGTTGAATGGCGCTGAATTAGTATTACCTGCTGGGGATGTAAAAACGACTGATGCAAACGTTCCAACACAAAATCAGCCAACTGCTAATGCTGTAACATTAACTGCTGATAATAATGTAAATGAATTGTTTACTGCACAAAAAGACCAAGGTATGGGTGTTTGGGCGGATACTTGGACAAAAGATGATATTCATCTAAAAGCTCCTGCAAACCAGTACACTGGGGAGTTTGAGGCAACCGTTACTTGGGATTTATTAGATACACCTGCTTAA